One segment of Leptotrichia sp. oral taxon 215 str. W9775 DNA contains the following:
- the cobK gene encoding precorrin-6A reductase, whose product MIWIVGGTKDSREIFEKLAEETDISILVSTATEYGGKLLEEYIEKNRNDKRELKVMSERLNEGQMKELILKENISLIVDASHPYAVNVSNSVIKVTDEMNVGYIRFERKMLDYGSENVKKFGSVGDVTAFVKEMEGKNILSTLGSNNLEEIKPMGEKNNLYVRILPTVDSVKKAEDLGYLPSKIIALQGPVSKVLNKAMLESYKIDYLITKESGATGGEIEKIEACREYGTTVLVVKRPYVNYGKVYNEINELIEDVKNKVL is encoded by the coding sequence ATGATATGGATAGTCGGAGGAACAAAGGATTCAAGGGAAATATTTGAAAAACTAGCAGAAGAAACTGACATAAGCATACTTGTCAGTACAGCAACAGAATATGGTGGAAAACTTCTTGAAGAATATATTGAAAAAAATAGAAATGACAAAAGGGAACTGAAGGTAATGTCTGAAAGACTTAATGAAGGACAGATGAAGGAGCTTATCCTGAAGGAAAATATAAGTCTTATTGTGGATGCCAGTCATCCTTATGCTGTAAATGTGAGCAATTCTGTAATAAAAGTGACAGATGAAATGAATGTGGGATACATAAGATTTGAAAGGAAAATGCTTGATTATGGCAGTGAAAATGTGAAAAAATTTGGATCTGTCGGTGATGTTACTGCATTTGTAAAAGAAATGGAAGGTAAAAATATACTGAGTACCCTAGGTTCAAACAATCTGGAAGAAATAAAGCCAATGGGAGAAAAAAATAATCTATATGTAAGAATACTTCCTACGGTGGATTCTGTAAAAAAGGCAGAAGATCTGGGATATCTCCCCTCAAAAATAATAGCGTTGCAGGGGCCTGTAAGTAAAGTGCTTAACAAGGCAATGCTCGAGTCCTATAAAATAGATTATCTTATAACAAAGGAAAGTGGAGCAACAGGGGGAGAAATTGAAAAAATTGAAGCCTGCAGAGAGTACGGTACAACAGTCCTTGTAGTGAAAAGACCTTATGTAAATTACGGAAAAGTTTACAATGAAATTAATGAACTGATAGAAGATGTGAAAAATAAAGTATTGTAA
- a CDS encoding histidine phosphatase family protein, with amino-acid sequence MNGNCNNKNDKVLKLYIVRHGETEWNVIKRFQGQLNTPLTEKGMEKLRKTGKKLENVLFDEVYTSELGRTVASAEIILNENRGYKNKKRELQKLAELNEVYFGVWQGLTYEEVFLKYPEEGNNYFYNVKNYKAENVEAEKLEDALERFLKGINKILDSHESGNILVVTHGTVFEMFMNYVANDSIFDIDERTLMGNGDYKVFSYKDGKFQEEMDK; translated from the coding sequence ATGAATGGGAATTGTAATAATAAAAATGATAAAGTACTGAAATTATACATTGTAAGACACGGGGAAACAGAATGGAATGTAATTAAAAGGTTTCAGGGACAGCTGAATACACCATTAACGGAAAAGGGAATGGAGAAATTAAGGAAAACAGGGAAAAAGCTGGAGAATGTTTTATTTGATGAGGTTTATACAAGTGAACTGGGAAGAACTGTAGCATCTGCCGAAATAATTTTAAATGAAAACAGAGGATATAAGAATAAAAAACGGGAACTGCAAAAGCTTGCCGAATTAAATGAAGTTTATTTTGGAGTGTGGCAGGGATTGACTTATGAGGAAGTTTTCCTGAAATATCCTGAAGAAGGGAACAATTATTTCTATAATGTGAAAAATTATAAGGCTGAAAATGTGGAGGCTGAAAAGCTGGAGGATGCTCTGGAGAGATTTTTAAAAGGGATAAATAAAATACTTGATAGCCATGAATCAGGAAATATACTTGTAGTAACTCACGGAACAGTATTTGAGATGTTTATGAATTATGTGGCAAATGACAGTATATTTGATATTGATGAAAGAACTCTTATGGGTAACGGAGATTATAAGGTTTTCAGTTATAAAGATGGAAAATTTCAGGAGGAAATGGATAAATGA
- the pncB gene encoding nicotinate phosphoribosyltransferase, with amino-acid sequence MDRFFKFLNSDRYQYAESEIYLKNNMHNQTAVFDVFLRTKNENDCAIVYGISDVLELIEILNETSYKDRKKYLSELSDNEDFIEYMANMKFTGSIRGVKEGEIIFSNEPILTITAPLIQGKILETPILNILNYQILTATVTSKIVQAAGGRDVLFFGTRRVPGFEAAMSMTKACYVTGCISHSNIMGEYFYNLKSTGTMTHGFIQSFGMDKDSEYRAFDQFIKTYSHKKYPLVMLVDTYDTMKSGITAAIRAFRDNGINDGYEGMYGIRIDSGNLEELSKKCRKILNENGFFKAKIILTGGLDEQRIKELIENGAEVDVFGVGDAIALPEKEISTVYKMSKIDETDVMKISDEEQKTSLPGSKELYRIYENNDFTDVIMLEKETPEGKNVKKLTVDYIKNGEKIEENCRLLGLEEAKKYYKDNLLYLQKIYSEKEKRNRVKLSENLKKLKEDLIKSKKS; translated from the coding sequence ATGGACAGATTTTTTAAATTTCTAAATTCAGACAGATATCAGTATGCTGAAAGTGAAATATACCTGAAAAACAATATGCATAATCAGACTGCTGTTTTTGATGTATTTTTACGTACCAAAAATGAAAATGACTGTGCCATAGTTTATGGAATATCTGATGTGCTGGAACTCATAGAAATACTGAATGAAACATCCTACAAAGATAGAAAAAAATATTTGTCAGAATTATCAGATAATGAAGATTTTATAGAATATATGGCTAATATGAAGTTTACAGGTTCAATCAGGGGAGTAAAGGAAGGGGAAATTATTTTTTCAAATGAACCAATTCTTACAATTACAGCACCCCTAATTCAGGGGAAAATTCTGGAAACGCCAATTCTGAATATACTAAACTATCAGATTCTTACAGCAACGGTAACATCAAAAATTGTACAGGCGGCAGGTGGCAGGGATGTACTGTTTTTCGGAACAAGGAGAGTACCGGGCTTTGAAGCTGCAATGTCTATGACAAAGGCCTGTTACGTGACAGGATGCATATCCCATTCAAATATTATGGGGGAATATTTCTATAATTTAAAAAGCACCGGAACTATGACACATGGATTTATTCAAAGTTTTGGTATGGATAAAGATTCAGAATACAGGGCATTTGACCAGTTTATAAAAACATACAGCCATAAAAAATATCCTTTAGTAATGCTAGTTGACACATATGACACAATGAAAAGTGGTATAACAGCCGCAATAAGGGCATTCAGGGATAATGGAATAAATGACGGATACGAAGGAATGTATGGAATCAGGATAGATTCAGGAAATCTGGAAGAATTATCAAAAAAATGCAGGAAAATTTTAAATGAAAATGGATTTTTCAAGGCAAAAATAATTCTCACAGGAGGGCTTGACGAACAAAGAATAAAAGAACTTATAGAAAATGGAGCAGAAGTTGATGTGTTTGGTGTAGGAGATGCCATTGCACTGCCTGAAAAGGAAATAAGCACAGTGTATAAAATGTCTAAAATTGATGAAACTGATGTAATGAAAATTTCTGATGAAGAGCAGAAAACTTCGTTGCCTGGAAGCAAGGAACTGTACAGAATTTATGAAAATAATGACTTTACGGATGTTATAATGCTTGAAAAAGAAACACCGGAAGGAAAAAATGTAAAAAAACTTACAGTTGACTACATAAAAAATGGAGAAAAAATTGAGGAAAACTGCCGATTATTAGGATTGGAGGAAGCTAAAAAGTACTATAAGGATAATTTGCTATACCTTCAAAAAATATACAGTGAAAAAGAAAAAAGAAACAGGGTAAAGCTTTCAGAAAATTTGAAAAAATTGAAGGAAGACCTTATAAAAAGTAAAAAAAGTTGA
- the gpmA gene encoding 2,3-diphosphoglycerate-dependent phosphoglycerate mutase, with protein sequence MKLVLVRHGESEWNLQNRFTGWVDVDLTEKGINEAKAAGKSLKELGYVFDVAFTSFQKRAIKTLNYILEEIDQLYIPVYKTWRLNERHYGALQGLNKAETAKKYGDEQVHIWRRSFDVAPPQISTDDKENYPLFQERYKDIPADECPRGESLKDTIHRVLPYWDSHISKEIEKGKNVIVAAHGNSLRALIQYLLKIDNKKILELNLPTGKPLIFEINEKLEIVSAPELF encoded by the coding sequence ATGAAATTAGTACTTGTAAGACATGGAGAAAGCGAATGGAATCTTCAGAACAGATTTACCGGATGGGTTGATGTCGACCTGACTGAAAAAGGGATAAATGAAGCAAAAGCCGCAGGAAAATCTTTGAAGGAACTCGGATATGTTTTTGATGTTGCCTTTACATCCTTTCAGAAGAGGGCCATCAAAACCTTGAACTACATACTTGAAGAAATTGACCAGCTATATATCCCTGTTTATAAGACTTGGAGACTTAACGAAAGACATTACGGGGCACTGCAGGGGCTGAACAAGGCTGAAACTGCAAAAAAATATGGGGATGAACAGGTTCACATATGGAGAAGAAGTTTTGATGTGGCTCCTCCACAGATAAGCACCGATGACAAGGAAAACTATCCACTATTCCAGGAAAGATATAAAGATATCCCTGCTGATGAATGTCCTAGAGGGGAAAGCCTGAAAGATACAATTCACAGAGTACTGCCATATTGGGATTCACATATCTCAAAGGAAATAGAAAAAGGGAAAAATGTAATTGTAGCCGCTCACGGAAACAGTCTAAGGGCTTTAATCCAGTATCTGCTGAAAATTGACAATAAAAAAATACTGGAGTTAAATCTTCCTACAGGAAAGCCTTTAATTTTTGAAATTAATGAAAAGCTTGAAATAGTTTCTGCACCTGAATTATTTTAA
- the cobT gene encoding nicotinate-nucleotide--dimethylbenzimidazole phosphoribosyltransferase, with protein MRYSKILDETIKNIVPASRERMAEKERELNSLLKTPKGLGKLENLAIQLEGIKKDYRPEKKIVVVMAADNGVEREKVSKSKRIITQYVVEAMLQGKSSINALGKTFGADIEVVDLGIDETADPEGKISLEGIIKRKLMETGTHNIAEGPAMAYDTAVKAIETGIEIADIFAEKGYNLFATGEMGIGNTTTSSAVLKVLTDLPLDDITGYGSGIDDRTLEHKKNVIRKAIDVNNGKEKIDVSDAADVLSKVGGLDIAGMAGVYLGCAKNSIPVVIDGFISSVAALCAYRLCRNVKDYMIPSHMSEEPGMKYIIKELGMEPFLAMNMKLGEGTGAVMMFPVIEAACNITRTVRKYPEV; from the coding sequence TTGCGTTATTCAAAAATTCTGGATGAAACAATAAAAAATATAGTGCCTGCCAGCAGGGAAAGAATGGCAGAAAAGGAAAGGGAACTGAATTCTCTCCTGAAGACACCGAAAGGCCTTGGAAAGCTTGAAAATCTGGCAATACAGCTTGAAGGAATAAAGAAGGATTACAGGCCTGAAAAGAAAATAGTCGTTGTAATGGCTGCAGATAATGGAGTGGAAAGGGAAAAAGTCAGTAAATCAAAGAGAATTATTACCCAATATGTGGTAGAAGCCATGCTGCAGGGGAAATCCTCCATAAATGCCCTTGGAAAGACATTTGGAGCAGATATTGAGGTAGTTGACCTTGGAATAGATGAAACTGCTGACCCGGAAGGGAAAATAAGTCTCGAAGGAATTATAAAAAGGAAACTTATGGAGACAGGAACTCATAATATAGCCGAAGGACCAGCAATGGCTTATGATACAGCTGTAAAGGCTATTGAAACAGGAATAGAAATAGCCGATATTTTTGCTGAAAAGGGATATAATCTTTTTGCCACAGGAGAAATGGGAATAGGAAATACCACTACAAGCAGTGCGGTACTGAAGGTTCTTACTGATCTGCCGCTGGATGATATTACAGGATACGGGAGCGGAATAGATGACAGAACTCTTGAGCATAAAAAAAATGTTATAAGGAAAGCGATTGATGTGAATAATGGTAAAGAAAAAATAGATGTTTCTGATGCGGCTGATGTACTGTCAAAGGTTGGAGGACTTGATATTGCAGGAATGGCAGGGGTATACCTTGGATGTGCAAAAAACAGTATTCCAGTTGTAATAGACGGATTTATTTCATCAGTGGCGGCATTATGTGCATACAGGCTATGTAGAAATGTGAAAGACTATATGATTCCTTCACATATGAGTGAAGAGCCTGGAATGAAGTACATTATAAAGGAACTGGGAATGGAGCCATTTCTTGCTATGAATATGAAACTGGGGGAAGGAACAGGAGCTGTAATGATGTTTCCTGTAATAGAAGCTGCATGTAATATAACCCGTACAGTTAGAAAATATCCTGAAGTGTAG
- the cobA gene encoding uroporphyrinogen-III C-methyltransferase, which produces MNNRGKVYIAGAGCGNEGLITVKLKSVMEKAECIIYDRLVNESILQYMKPDAELIYMGKENVEGGELQKKINEIIVEKSREGLTVLRLKGGDPFVFGRGGEEIEALIAENIDFEVIPGISSAIAVPAYAGIPVTHRGINTSFHVFTGHMKKDGIEHDYETVAKLEGTLVFLMGLGNLEKITENLIKHGKMHETPVAVIKNGTTAKQETYTGTLGTIAGIVRENNVKAPVIIIIGEVVNLREKMKWFENMPLFGKNILVTRNRDKQEEITSKIIEFGGQAINIPFINIEYLDFEMPDLSKYSTLLFNSLNSVIGFMRKIKDMRVLGHLKIGVVGKKTDEEMKKYRIIPDFYPKEYTVEKLAAESVNFTEEGENILFIVSNLSPVNEEKYTELYKRNYDKLVVYNTHKLKIDSEKAKKYVKESDILMFLSSSTFESFADSIHLSENDEMKEMLSKKILASIGPVTTKTIEKYGLKVEIEAEEYTENGLLRAILDKTASEK; this is translated from the coding sequence ATGAATAATAGAGGAAAAGTTTACATTGCAGGAGCAGGATGTGGAAATGAAGGGCTTATAACAGTGAAGCTTAAAAGTGTAATGGAAAAGGCTGAATGCATAATTTACGACAGGCTTGTAAATGAAAGCATACTGCAATATATGAAACCTGATGCGGAGCTTATTTACATGGGAAAGGAAAATGTAGAAGGTGGAGAACTTCAGAAAAAGATAAATGAAATAATAGTGGAAAAAAGCAGGGAAGGACTGACTGTATTAAGGCTTAAAGGTGGAGATCCCTTTGTATTTGGGCGTGGTGGGGAAGAAATAGAAGCCCTTATAGCAGAAAATATAGATTTTGAAGTAATTCCCGGAATAAGTTCGGCAATTGCTGTTCCTGCCTATGCTGGAATACCTGTAACACACAGGGGGATAAACACTTCCTTTCATGTATTTACAGGGCATATGAAAAAAGATGGAATTGAGCATGACTACGAAACTGTTGCAAAACTGGAAGGAACTCTGGTTTTTCTAATGGGACTTGGAAATCTTGAAAAAATCACGGAAAATCTTATAAAACATGGAAAAATGCATGAAACTCCGGTGGCAGTTATAAAAAATGGAACAACTGCAAAACAGGAAACATACACGGGAACATTGGGAACAATAGCAGGGATTGTAAGAGAAAATAATGTTAAAGCGCCGGTTATAATAATAATTGGTGAAGTGGTAAATTTAAGGGAAAAAATGAAATGGTTTGAAAATATGCCGTTATTTGGTAAAAATATACTGGTTACGAGAAATAGGGATAAACAGGAGGAAATTACAAGTAAAATAATTGAGTTTGGAGGTCAGGCCATAAATATTCCTTTTATAAATATAGAATATCTTGATTTTGAAATGCCGGATCTTTCAAAATACAGCACACTTCTGTTTAACAGCCTAAATTCAGTAATCGGATTTATGAGGAAAATAAAGGATATGAGGGTGCTGGGACACTTAAAAATAGGTGTTGTAGGGAAAAAAACAGATGAGGAAATGAAAAAATACAGGATAATTCCGGATTTCTATCCAAAAGAATATACAGTGGAAAAACTTGCCGCTGAAAGTGTAAACTTTACAGAAGAAGGAGAGAATATATTGTTTATAGTATCTAACCTGTCTCCTGTAAATGAAGAAAAATATACGGAATTATATAAAAGAAATTATGACAAACTTGTGGTGTATAATACGCATAAACTGAAAATTGACAGTGAAAAGGCAAAAAAATATGTAAAGGAAAGTGATATACTGATGTTTCTGAGTTCATCAACTTTTGAATCTTTTGCTGACAGCATTCACTTAAGTGAAAACGATGAAATGAAGGAAATGCTAAGCAAAAAAATACTTGCATCAATAGGTCCTGTAACAACAAAAACTATAGAAAAATATGGACTGAAAGTGGAAATAGAAGCAGAAGAGTATACTGAAAACGGACTTCTTCGGGCAATTCTTGATAAAACTGCTTCGGAAAAATAA
- the hemC gene encoding hydroxymethylbilane synthase codes for MKTNEIVIGTRGSILALVQAEKVQKMLTEKYEELRKRDDFKGIKGFDRDLPLNVSLEVITTTGDKNLKNFSEMKKAVQKELFVKEIEKEMIEGKVDLAVHSLKDMPLRTPEGLLNACFPLREDNRDVLISRNGLKLSELPENSVVGTGSARREKEILNLRKDVQVKPIRGNIHTRLKKLDDGEYDAIVLAAAGMKRAKLEDRITEYFDIDTFMPAPGQGILCIQCRENDERIRALLEIINDSEVTLMCQVEREFSRIFNGGCHTPIGCSSAIEGSTLKLKGMYSKDGKRIFKKVEGDKNKAGELAEKLAGEIRNE; via the coding sequence ATGAAAACAAATGAAATAGTAATTGGAACAAGAGGGAGCATTCTGGCCCTCGTACAGGCAGAAAAAGTACAGAAAATGCTGACTGAAAAATATGAAGAATTAAGAAAAAGAGATGATTTTAAAGGGATAAAAGGATTTGACAGGGATTTACCGTTAAATGTAAGTCTTGAAGTTATAACCACAACAGGAGATAAAAATCTGAAAAACTTTTCTGAAATGAAAAAGGCGGTACAGAAGGAACTTTTTGTAAAGGAAATAGAAAAGGAAATGATCGAAGGGAAGGTGGATCTGGCGGTACACTCCTTAAAGGATATGCCACTTCGTACTCCTGAAGGCCTTTTAAATGCATGTTTTCCTTTGAGGGAAGATAACAGGGATGTGCTTATTTCAAGAAACGGGTTAAAGTTAAGTGAATTGCCTGAAAATTCCGTGGTTGGAACTGGAAGTGCAAGAAGGGAAAAGGAAATACTGAATTTAAGAAAGGATGTCCAGGTAAAACCTATCCGTGGAAATATTCATACGAGACTGAAAAAACTTGATGACGGAGAGTATGATGCAATAGTTCTTGCGGCCGCAGGGATGAAAAGGGCAAAACTTGAAGACAGAATAACAGAATATTTTGATATTGATACATTTATGCCTGCACCTGGTCAGGGAATACTGTGTATACAGTGCAGGGAAAATGATGAAAGGATAAGGGCTCTGCTTGAAATAATAAATGACAGCGAAGTTACCCTCATGTGTCAGGTTGAAAGGGAATTTTCCAGAATATTCAATGGAGGATGCCACACACCGATAGGATGTTCTTCTGCCATTGAAGGAAGTACATTGAAACTGAAGGGCATGTACAGTAAGGACGGGAAAAGAATATTTAAGAAGGTGGAAGGTGACAAAAATAAGGCAGGGGAACTTGCAGAAAAATTAGCCGGGGAGATAAGAAATGAATAA